The sequence below is a genomic window from Anopheles cruzii chromosome 3, idAnoCruzAS_RS32_06, whole genome shotgun sequence.
GTAGAAACAGGAGCGCGCACAGCATCATACCGAACGACAGGAACTCCAGCAGGCAGATGTAGGTGACGAGCGAATTCTGGTCGTGGACGTACCTGGAAATGGAGGTTCCGAATGGGATGGGTCTGCTGGCTGCGGCCGTCGGCGCCTTCTGCACTTACTGGATGATTTGTTTGTGATACTCCAGGCACGCCTTTAGCTCCGCGAACAGGGCCTGCGGGTCGTGGCGGAACGCGTTCAGCTTCGCCAGCCGCTGCTTGAGGGCCTCGATCTGGACCAGCGCGAACAGAGTGCAGGTCGCGTAGAAGCTGGTGAACGGGATGTACATGCAGCAGGCCGGGAAGGTGAGGTAAACCTGCAGGACAAACACGGCCTCGTAGACCGGTGACGCGAGCACGTCGACGCCCGGGATCGTGACACCGTACGGCAGGCCGCGCCCCGGCGCAAACAGGGGATAGGTCACGAAGCAGCCGCTAATGAAGGCGCCCAGCCACAGGTTCGATATCGATAGCATCCGCCCGCGGCGCGTGTACCGCTCGAGGGTGGGTcgaatttcattatttttctgcgCCAAAACGAAAGCCAAACGGAAAgccccgaacggaaccgggccCATCCTTTGTCACTCACACACCTTTAATGTGCATAATTTCGTCGTCCGCAGTGCAAACAAACCGCGTACCTCGAGCCGCTCGTACTCGCTGGCAACGCCTTCGAAGAACGTCTCAAATTTCCGCCGATTGCTGACGAGAAAGGATGTCCGTAGCTGCCGGCCGTGTGGTCACCGAAAATCGATCCCGATCGCCCAACGcccagcggaaccggaaccacatTAGCGGCACGGCGGAAGTGGAATGGGGTTTGTGTTCAGTTTTGGGACAATTTGAATTCCTATGGGCCAGCAGCACGGCCCTACTTACGATGAGGTTGAAGTACAGCACCGTAAAATAACCGTTGATGATGAGCTCGCTCATGTCGCCGGTCGAGAAGAGCTTGGTGAACTGGAACACGTTTagaatggccaccggaacacagCCGACCAGGAACCGAGAGATCCGGGGTCGCCGCAGGAACGACCAGAACAGCCATACTTTCACGTTTACGTTGATGATGGGACACTCTTCGATCAGCATTTCGATGCGATGACCTCCCGGATGATGCCTGGAATGTCGGTCTGAATGGCTGTGGTTCGATTCCTTCGATTTTTATACTCCAAACGGGACGGATTCCACAAATTTTGGGGGCGGCCCCGCTGGCGGGAGTCGGCTTTCGAAATTGATTATAATCAAATTAATTGAGTACCCTGACTTTTCGAGCAAATGATAGGGTGCGCCAGATTCGGTGTGCTGTAAACTGCCCCGTGGCCGGCCGCCAAGGGTTAATGGGAAACGGAACAGTTGGCCGGAGATCGGAATTTAAAGCCCGGTGACCAGTGGGTGATCAGCGGGTTTGCGTGTGGGCATTAATATTGAAACCGAAGCGCTCGTCACGCGCAGGTTCGTGTAGGATGTGAAGCGAAGCGTTGCGCCATTCTGCTTCTTCGGTTCGGCATGGCCGGGCTGGTCGATATGCACTCTGGTGCATCAATAAGGTCACTCGGGGGAAAAGTCgccctagcagcagcagcagcagcagcaggagtgCTTCAAATCCTTGTGACACTCGTCTCGGCCTGTCCCAAGGGGTGACGGCAGATTGCATCCGGCACATCCTCCGGATTCGACACCGAGCGACACCGGAACATGGGGATGTGGGCTCCAAAAGAGATGCCACACAGAACACGACAACAGGGACAACCGCAGAGAgacggccgccggtgcggAAATAAGGAAATGAACCCGAAACGGACCCGCAAGGAGTGCCTCGGATCCTGTTTTCCGGATACCGCCTGCCCACGACACGACGTGGCACGCTGTGGCCTTCGCTTCGGGGTGGAAATTCGcctcaccggcaccggcaccggtgcttGTTGTTCGGTCTGC
It includes:
- the LOC128275533 gene encoding odorant receptor Or2, with translation MLIEECPIINVNVKVWLFWSFLRRPRISRFLVGCVPVAILNVFQFTKLFSTGDMSELIINGYFTVLYFNLILRTSFLVSNRRKFETFFEGVASEYERLEKNNEIRPTLERYTRRGRMLSISNLWLGAFISGCFVTYPLFAPGRGLPYGVTIPGVDVLASPVYEAVFVLQVYLTFPACCMYIPFTSFYATCTLFALVQIEALKQRLAKLNAFRHDPQALFAELKACLEYHKQIIQYVHDQNSLVTYICLLEFLSFGMMLCALLFLLSISNQLAQMIMIGSYIFMILSQMFAFYWHGNEVLEQSLGIADAIYNGAWPDFDERVRKKLVLIIARAQRPMTIKVGNMYPMTLEMFQKLLNVSYSYFTLLRRVYN